CTTACCCTTCCTGCTCTCATGATCCTGCCTATCTCTAAGGGGATGGCACTcaataaaatgagtttgggattatgtgtattatcattattatactttatttcctcaactttttaaataaaaagcagacaGTGAATAGTTTATGCAATAATAGCAgcggtttgtttgttgttttatatgtttagtaaGATTTTGGCTTGTGTGTTGATTTTGGCAGCATTTTGAATCTTCAGTTCCAAAAtgatttgaccttttttttttttttcattctgtagaTTTCATTTACAAACATGGTTTCAGTAGATGAGAGACTTATATACAAACCACATCCTCAGGATCCAGACAAgtgagtaaaaaatattttaacaaatgtattgtAAAGGGTGTTTAAGTTTTTTTTATCAAGTTGTTTGAAAATGAAAGCTGGATCATctgaatctgtgaatatgttttGTTACAGAACTGTTTTGACTCAAGAAGCCATAATCACCGTGAAAGGCGTTAGCCTCAGCAGTTACCTTGAAGGATTGATGGCAAGTACGATATCCTCAAATGCTAGTAAAGTAAGTGAGGCTGCTTCTTGGTTATTATCCCTGGTTCGTTTCATGGGAATGGAATGGGGTGCTGACTGCACATGTGTCCTTGTAAGCCAACCCTTGCAAATTCTACCATAGGAAACTGCAGCACGTTGGACAGTTACTTACCAAGGCTCTGGGTTCACATCCAAGCTCTAACTTTTAGCCTCTTAACCTCAGGCAATTAagttaacctttctgtgcctcagtttcctgttttTGAAGTGGAGATTACCCATTTTACCGGGTTTGCATGgagtaaatgagataacatatggAAAGTGTGGAGCCTGGGGCCCCACACTCAGGAAGTACTCAGTGATGTGTAGCTGTGTGTCATTTAAAGCACTGTTTCTCAACCTTTTTCACTATTGTCTCCCCCCAACTCGTTTGAGACATATTTTCCCTAATTGCCACCTCCATTAAGTTAtgtaacatatacatatgtgcGGACTTTATACATAAAAGAGGGAAATTTTTCCATCCCCCCCAAGAACCAATTTTTGCTTATTGAGAATGCATGATCTAAAACAGTAAGTTTAGAGAAAGATGCCTAATGCACTGTTGCATAACACATGGTTAAGGTAGTTATCAGGAGATACTCATGGATGCCTTCTCTGTGCCATACAGAGTGCTAGGCTAGACGGGGGATACAGCAGGGAGCAAAACAAATGTGGTCCCTGCCCTCGTGGAACTAAAAGGCAGGTGAAATTAATCACACAGCATTTCATTAGGAAAGAAAAGGTACAGAAAGGTATGAGAGTGCTTAATGAGTGTTCAGTAACTGATGTTTCTGATGAGCGCCAAATGGGGGCAGGTGGATTGCGAGCGGTATGCCAAGAAAAGTGTTCTTGGTGGAGGAGCTgcgtgtgcaaaggccctgggacaGGAAGTGGGGAAtgctctttctgtttttcaaggaTCTGCATAGAACACTAGGAGAGAAGGGTTGAGGAGGGAGTTGAGGACCAGATCCCTTGTACAGGATTTTGGTTTACAATATAAAGAAAAGGGATTTGACCTTCTTGTCCCCCTAAAAAGGGGACCACTATAATCATGAAACAAATAAGACATTCTATCATTGTAGATTCATTTGAGAACATCTTTTGCATACAAAATAAAAGTCAGTTTATGGATCAAGCCAGTTGCTCAAGGCATTTGATGTTTGCTAAATAACATTAGAAAAAGCCAGGACAAAAACGATCTGTCATCCTGAGATTGAGTTAAACTTGTCATACTCCTTGTTACTTCCTGGTGTGTCATTAGTTCGATATATGCCTTTGCTCTCACTCAGtaacaataaatatattggatTTTTGTTTAAGGGCCGAGAAGCAATGGAATGGGTAATACATAAATTAAATGCTGAGATTGAAGAACTGACAGCCTCAGCAAGAGGAACCATAAGGACTCCAATGGCGGCAGCAGCGTTTGCAGAGAAGTGATCCTGACAGTTGGTAGACAACATCGGGTACTCCAGGTCTCTCCAAGCtgactatatatttatttgttatttaaaaaatacaactatattttggggtgttttttttgttttttgtttttttataagtAGGTGTAAGGCTATGTGACTTGATCTAAACAGATGCAGGGCCTCTAAATAAAAGGGATCATCTGAAATTAATGTTGTTTGAAATTACTATCTGATTTTGAGGGTTCCAGTATTTCTGTGAAAACTGAACAAGAACTCCTTGGAAACTAGTACTGATATTCAGTCTCCTTAAGGTAGAATTTTCAAGCTTTTCATACATTGGAACTCCACCTGACTTTGGACCAACCCCAGAACAGAGCAGAGCCACCTCCTATAGACGCCCATTGCCCTGCTGCTGTACACTTCAACAGCTTGCACAAGGGAGCtcacttaaaaggaaaaattgtgtagttttaaaatatattttgtgtaaaaTACCTTACTCTGCTATAAACCACCATTAAAAACAGTGTTTTGATTTGgtacttaaatatttttggagTGAAAAATTATCACTGAAGTAACATGACTCCAACAAAAGTATGGTTTCATTATAAAAGAGTACTGTATTGATTTGCCAAAGTTTTGTGACTTAGTAAAGGTATTAACTTCCTTGAATTTGTACTTTGTGATTTAGTATGCTGTGTCGTGGGCTGGTTATGTTAACCGAAAAAAATAGTTACCTGAGTTTTGCAGCGCTCTAACTTAAACAGAAGAACAGCTGTTCACATCTTTTAGCATTTCACATTTGCCTAACTTAAAAATTGCCATGTGTCAAAATCATGGTTTTGTAATTGCTAAGGCATGATATGTCAGGTTATTTGAATATAATTActttttgaagtaattgtgaCCACAAAACATCTTTTTTACATGAAGGAGCCGTACATCATTTGAAATCACTCAAATGATGTCTTGCTGTGAGGCATAAACCCCAGGTACTTAGTGTTTTTAATAATATGGTGCCACTGCAGGatttgggggtggtggggaagaaCAAGGATAATGGTAGGGGGAGGCTTGGCCTGAAACTAACCACTACGTGAATTGCACTGCAGGTTTTACTTACAGGAATTCCTTATTTGGGATGTCAGGAGGGCAGCTGCAAACTGAAAAACAATCTAGTAAATgtactttgttttatatattgtagCAGGCAATTAACCACTAAATAATAGCTTTGACATTTGCAATTGTTGCATAGAGTATTTTTGTTAGAAGGTGATTAGCTCTTGCCTTTATTTTACAGTGCTTAGTGTGATAAACTTCTAGTCATGTTTCCTATCAAAGAGACCAgttaatatatgtacataaaccacagaaatagtataacaaactatttttaaattatcgtTTTCCTACTTAAACATTGTTTAGCGTAAGACTTCTTAGGACATTTGTAAAAGCAGGTTAAATTTAGTAAggtttctgattatttttttgtAACCAGAGATAGTTTTTACAAGTGAAATAACATTTCAGCTAAATAAAGTATCGCTAAATAATTAATACTTGATGAAAATCTGCTTTGTATAATTTCTGCAAATTATCCCTTGTTCTGAAAAAGGTGTAATGCCCTAATGATAGAGATTTTTAAATCCttatcctttgattttttttaaactctgacCTAATGATAAAACcctataaattttcatttttccagtgCAGTTacctttttaaacataaatgcACAAGCAAATGAATTTAAGAGAACTAAACTGGAATAAGTGTTCATAAATGAAACCCTTGGAATATTTAATACTAAAGTTGATATGTGGATTAAGAAAAACTTTTGTtaataaaaactttcttttaagtgatgtttttcctgattataatttctttttagtaaTTAAAGGTGAAGGGCAAaggcttcttttctttatgacaGAAACACTTTAATTCCTAGACTGTGAGCCTTCACTGCGTTGGGTTAGAGTTTCCATCACAGGCACTGAGATGAGCATTTTCCCGGCCCCGTGGCAGCTCCCCTGTGCCTGCAGTGGGTTTTCCTCACATTTTTCTTCCCATCCATTACGGGCAACAGTGGCAACTGTTGCCTTACCCTCCCTCTTGTCGCACATCGGAACTACAGAAAACGCCAGTCCTCCACTGGGTTTCCAGGGTTTAGTGTCACTCCGAGAAAGGGGGTGCCCTAAGAGCCTTTCTAAATCTCAGCTCTCAGGACACGCTTGTCTGCCCACAGATATAAAAGAGCCGGCGCCGTTTCCCTGAGCGGGTGCAAAGCCAGGCCCTCGGGGCTGCCGTGCCCGCGCCGCCTCGCGTCCTCGCTTCCCGAAAGTACGCGACTCCGCGGCCCTCAGCAAGCGGAGCTGCCCCGGCCTTCTTGCCTTCTTGCCCCAGTCGCCCCCGCCGGGGTAATACGGAAGCTCGGGGACACACTCCCCGGCGCTCTTGGAGCCAATAGGGGGGCGCGGCCGGCCGACCCGCCCGGGGATTGGCACCCGCAGTCCAGACCGCGCGCTCCCATTGGCTCCCGGCGCCGGGGGGCTTCCGCGGCAGGGCAGCAGGGGCCGTGCGCAGGGGCGGGGCCGGGTAGGAGGCGGCGATTGGCAGGTCCGCACGCCCCGCCCCTTCCGCTTCTGTGGTCTGCTCTTCCTGCGGCTGAACCGCCCGGCTGAGCCGACATTGTCGGCGTCTTAGCGATTCGGCCCGACGCGCTCCACCTTGGCTACAGCATGGTGGCCTACTGGCGACAGGCTGGACTCAGGTAGGCCCAGGCCTCCAGAGGGAAGGGCTCCGCGAGCCCGGCCCGCGCGCATCCCGGTGCCCAGAGGTCATATAGGACACGGAGCAGTGGCCCCACGCGTGACCGGGGTTGGGCCGAACCTCGGGCGTCGCCGCCAAGATGGCGTCGCTGTGGGCAAAGCGCTCAGGCAGGCGCGGCCTCGGCCTCGCGTGGGAGTGCCTC
This window of the Rhinopithecus roxellana isolate Shanxi Qingling chromosome 13, ASM756505v1, whole genome shotgun sequence genome carries:
- the PRELID3B gene encoding PRELI domain containing protein 3B isoform X2 gives rise to the protein MQKYPNPMNPSVVGVDVLERHIDPSGKLHSHRLLSTEWGLPSIVKSLIGAARTKTYVQEHSVVDPVEKTMELKSTNISFTNMVSVDERLIYKPHPQDPDKTVLTQEAIITVKGVSLSSYLEGLMASTISSNASKGREAMEWVIHKLNAEIEELTASARGTIRTPMAAAAFAEK
- the PRELID3B gene encoding PRELI domain containing protein 3B isoform X1, which translates into the protein MKIWTSEHVFDHPWETVTTAAMQKYPNPMNPSVVGVDVLERHIDPSGKLHSHRLLSTEWGLPSIVKSLIGAARTKTYVQEHSVVDPVEKTMELKSTNISFTNMVSVDERLIYKPHPQDPDKTVLTQEAIITVKGVSLSSYLEGLMASTISSNASKGREAMEWVIHKLNAEIEELTASARGTIRTPMAAAAFAEK